The window TGATAACTGACATTCTTCCTGCTAGATCTTTCTTCACTTTTTCAATGGTTGCGACATTAACGACGGTTGAACGATGTATTTGCCAAAATGAATCTGGATTGAGCTGTGCAAGCAATTCCTTCAGTGATGTACGAATAATATATTCTTGAGCGGCGTTATTGGGTAATCGCTTAAACACCGATACATATTTGTCTTCCGCTTTAAAATAGAGCACATCGGATATCGCGATTAAATGAATGTCATCACCCGCGCTGGCTTTTATCCAAGCGAGGTATTGTGGCTCAGACTGTGTCGATAACTGTTGAATTTGCTGGATTAATGCTGATATATCGGGTTGCGATTGTGCATTTGATGGGTGTTTTTGTTCTGATTGCTGCATTGAAAGTTGGTGTTGTAATTTAGTGCAGGCAGTCTGTAAGCGTGATTCGGG is drawn from Photobacterium profundum SS9 and contains these coding sequences:
- a CDS encoding LytR/AlgR family response regulator transcription factor, with amino-acid sequence MTQFSTAIIADDEPLLRHHLNRSLAEVWPELEIVASAENGKEAWLKINEHQPDVVFLDIRMPELDGMSLANKLKKMPTPPLIVFITAYDEYAVKAFEQSAVDYLLKPIPESRLQTACTKLQHQLSMQQSEQKHPSNAQSQPDISALIQQIQQLSTQSEPQYLAWIKASAGDDIHLIAISDVLYFKAEDKYVSVFKRLPNNAAQEYIIRTSLKELLAQLNPDSFWQIHRSTVVNVATIEKVKKDLAGRMSVIIDGQKLPVSRTAQSLFKGM